A window of the Macaca nemestrina isolate mMacNem1 chromosome X, mMacNem.hap1, whole genome shotgun sequence genome harbors these coding sequences:
- the LOC105478228 gene encoding peroxiredoxin-4 isoform X2, which translates to MDHRSRLRGIGLNRIPGTQSRAPRVPLPFHVEQEARGGEDWEREPPRQRPPIYEPPESEELPDNVMVSKPAPYWEGTAVIDGEFKELKLTDYRGKYLVFFFYPLDFTFVCPTEIIAFGDRLEEFRSINTEVVACSVDSQFTHLAWINTPRRQGGLGPIRIPLLSDLTHQISKDYGVYLEDSGHTLRGLFIIDDKGILRQITLNDLPVGRSVDETLRLVQAFQYTDKHGEVCPAGWKPGSETIIPDPAGKLKYFDKLN; encoded by the exons ATGGATCACCGAAGCCGACTACGGGGCATAGGCCTGAACCGAATCCCTGGGACTCAGTCCCGAGCCCCCCGAGTCCCACTCCCCTTCCACGTGGAACAGGAGGCCAGGGGAGGAGAAGACTGGGAGCGAGAGCCACCTCGTCAGAGGCCTCCTATCTATGAGCCACCAGAAAGTGAAGAGCTGCCAGATAATGTTATGG tttccAAGCCAGCGCCCTACTGGGAAGGAACAGCTGTGATCGATGGAGAATTTAAGGAGCTGAAGTTAACTGATTATCGTGGGAAATACTTGGTTTTTTTCTTCTACCCACTTGATTT CACATTTGTGTGTCCAACTGAAATTATCGCTTTTGGTGATAGACTTGAAGAATTCAGATCTATAAATACTGAAGTGGTAGCATGCTCTGTTGATTCACAGTTTACCCATTTGGCCTG GATTAATACCCCTCGAAGACAAGGAGGACTTGGGCCAATAAGGATTCCACTTCTTTCAGATTTGACCCATCAGATCTCAAAGGACTATGGTGTATACCTAGAGGACTCAGGCCACACTCTTAG AGGTCTCTTCATTATTGATGACAAAGGAATCCTAAGACAAATTACTCTGAATGATCTTCCTGTGGGTAGATCAGTGGATGAGACACTACGTTTGGTTCAAGCATTCCAGTAcactgacaaacatggagaag tctGCCCTGCTGGCTGGAAACCTGGTAGTGAAact
- the LOC105478228 gene encoding peroxiredoxin-4 isoform X1: MEALPLLAATTPAQGRHRRLLLLPLLLFLLPAGAVRGWETEDRPRTREEECHFYAGGQVYPGEASRVSVADHSLHLSKAKISKPAPYWEGTAVIDGEFKELKLTDYRGKYLVFFFYPLDFTFVCPTEIIAFGDRLEEFRSINTEVVACSVDSQFTHLAWINTPRRQGGLGPIRIPLLSDLTHQISKDYGVYLEDSGHTLRGLFIIDDKGILRQITLNDLPVGRSVDETLRLVQAFQYTDKHGEVCPAGWKPGSETIIPDPAGKLKYFDKLN; the protein is encoded by the exons ATGGAGGCGCTGCCGCTGCTAGCCGCGACAACTCCGGCCCAAGGCCGGCACCGAAGGCTGCTTCTGCTGCCGCTACTGCTGTTCCTGCTGCCGGCTGGAGCTGTGCggggctgggagacagaggacaGGCCCCGCACCCGCGAAGAGGAGTGCCACTTCTACGCGGGTGGACAAGTGTACCCGGGAGAGGCATCCCGGGTATCGGTCGCCGACCACTCCCTGCACCTAAGCAAAGCCAAGA tttccAAGCCAGCGCCCTACTGGGAAGGAACAGCTGTGATCGATGGAGAATTTAAGGAGCTGAAGTTAACTGATTATCGTGGGAAATACTTGGTTTTTTTCTTCTACCCACTTGATTT CACATTTGTGTGTCCAACTGAAATTATCGCTTTTGGTGATAGACTTGAAGAATTCAGATCTATAAATACTGAAGTGGTAGCATGCTCTGTTGATTCACAGTTTACCCATTTGGCCTG GATTAATACCCCTCGAAGACAAGGAGGACTTGGGCCAATAAGGATTCCACTTCTTTCAGATTTGACCCATCAGATCTCAAAGGACTATGGTGTATACCTAGAGGACTCAGGCCACACTCTTAG AGGTCTCTTCATTATTGATGACAAAGGAATCCTAAGACAAATTACTCTGAATGATCTTCCTGTGGGTAGATCAGTGGATGAGACACTACGTTTGGTTCAAGCATTCCAGTAcactgacaaacatggagaag tctGCCCTGCTGGCTGGAAACCTGGTAGTGAAact